TATCACCAAGGAGGACACGGTTGTTTTGAACGGTGAAGGATCCAAAGATAACATCCAAGCTAGATGTGAACAAATTAGAGTTgccattgaagatggtcAAACTTCTGAATACGAAAAAGAAAAGTTACAAGAAAGATTAGCTAAATTGTCTGGAGGAGTTGCCGTCATTAGGGTTGGTGGATCCtctgaagttgaagttggtgaaaagAAGGATCGTTATGATGATGCTTTGAATGCCACCAGAGCTGCCGTTCAAGAAGGTATCTTGCCAGGTGGAGGTACTGCTTTGATCAAGGCTTCTAGAATTTTGGATTCCGTCAAGGAAAACGCTACTAACTTCGACCAAAAGTTGGGTGTTGATATCATAAAGTCTGCCATCACTAAGCCAGCTAGACgaatcattgaaaatgCCGGTGAAGAAGGTGCTGTCATTGTTGGTAAAATCTATGATAATGCTGAATTTAACCAAGGTTACGACTCTTCCAAGGGCGAATTTACCGATATGATTGCTTCTGGTATCATTGACCCATTCAAGGTCGTGAAAAATGGATTGGTTGATGCTAGCGGTGTTGCGTCTTTGTTGGCTACCACCGAATGTGCTATCGTGGATGCTCCACAACCAGCTGGCCCAGCTCCTGCTCCAGGTGCTGGCGGAATGGGTGGAATGCCAGGAATGGGCTTCTAAGTGTGACAATAGTTCCATTTGGTGCTTTAATTCTAACTATAAATACGCTTTAGATACTCCTCCTTTTATGTATATAGTCAATTTAAAGGAGATCATTGTCAAGCAGATGTAGTGCGCGGAGAAATAATAAATGAGATGGCAGATAAAACTTTTATACACAAACCTGTTTACTTTTGCATTTGATGAATCCTTTTTGAAATGTTTGAAGATCCAGCTTCCAGTCTAGTATGGCTACCTGGCAGTCAACTAAAACTAGACAAAGCCATACTAcgatatcaacaacataAGGTTTATCAAGCACTCTTACAAAACAAAACCTTATCAGGatccatcaagaagaagataaagGAGAGTCATTATAAACAAATTTTATTAAAGAAGATAAAGGAAAGTATGGAAAATCCCACACGCCCCGAAGAAGCATTTGAGATCTGGAACCAGAGTGACCATATGAATGTGTACAGAAGATCAACAAATACAGAACCTTTGAAGTTCGATGAGGAATTTCTTGATAACATGCTCACTAATGCCCAAAGACATAgggaagaagagaatggCGATAGCGGTAACGACGACGATGACAGTGGAAGTGAACTCATAAAGGAACATTTATTCGAAGAGTATTTCAATAAACTCACACGTCCTGCCGACTTCTCAGGAATTAGTCGTAAGCCTAAGTTGGAGTTTCTACTTACTACAGAAGGATATGAAGTTTTACCTTTACCAAGCGAGGAGACGAAAACTGGATTTTACAGATATCATATTGCAAACTTAAACTTTTTTTTGCATTCCAGCATCTTGAATAAGTCTTGGGATCAAGCATACAAGATTCTTTGCATTTTACTACGATTCCCTGGAATTGACATAAGGTATTTGTGGCCTTTAGCAATCGAAATCTTAAGAGGAAAGCATAACGAGAATAAGGAAACCACTTCAGTTTTTAAATACAAGgaaagaagattctttAGTTGGCTTGCCTCGTTTTATATCCTCAGTGCTTCAAGACCTGGTTTGGTAGAGAACGCACCAGTGTTTAGGAGCGGCTCAGTTACTCACGTGCCAATATTCATTATTGAATCTATCTGGTCTCTATTGGATGATGGGCAGGTAGAGAGGGTCAAGACTGAGGTCAAATCCTTAATATTAAAAGCCCCTTTCGAAAACGAAGGTGTTTTTTCATTTATCTTGTGTTTATGTTATTTGATGGAAAATGTTCAGTTAGCTGACAGGTACGCCAAGGTTGACACATCAGATGAAAACGATTTGGAAGTGAACATCTTTTTGAATGACAAGGCCAGCATTTACGCTAAGATATCTTCCAATTTTGAGGAGGTTGATAAGTACCTTCACAAGTGTACAGAGTTGAAATTTGAATACCCACCAGACATCGTTGAAGTTCAGACAAATATAATAttatccaagatcaaagaagCGGATGAAGCAAATACTGGTAATCAAAGTGATGAGGACAACATCTCTGAAGAGGAGATACCTGATCCTTATGATACTATGAATGATACCAATAACCacaatgaagatgaagtcTCTCATGATACCATAATAGAACAAGCCAATGAAGGTACTGAGATTTCGAAGAGAGTAAGCTTAGAGGATGAAATTCCAGATTCTTACATtgacgatgaagaggaagaaataCCCGATCAGTatgacgatgaagatgagatcGCAGACCAGTATGTGGACGTAGTACCCGTAACTGAAACCAGAAACACAATTAACAATGAAAGAAATGACGATTCAGACAGCAGCATAGAttttgactttgatttcGATTGAAGTTCATTAAGTACATAAATTAGCATAAAATATTCATTTACAAGATAGTTAACTCTGACGACGCGTGAGCTCTTGGGTATCTTCACTAGACGTGACCAAGCCAGGGTCGATGATGTTCATGGCCCTTTCAGCTGTCTTTTCATGCACTCGTAATTTAGCAAGGACATTCCTTGAAAATTGAACATGATAGTCTACGACATCCTGGTTAGCCCTACGCAATGGTAGTAATGTCCAGTTAGGTGGTAAAACTGAATTGCGAGGGAGTacaatttggtgaagagTCTGGATATTTCCTTCAGTTGAATCATTTCTCTCGGGTTGGGAATAAGCTCTTGGTAGAGCTCCTGGGAAATCTGTAGTGGGTGTAGGACGGGTTTCATTAGTAGACGCTGATCGAGATTGTGGCCCTTGCCGCCTTTGTCTATGTTGAGCTAgtgcttcttcaaaatgggCAAATCTCCTTCGCATTTCATTATGACGAGGCAAAGGCCTGAgatcttgatcatcaagGAGTTGTCTTTCTTGGCGTGTTTCGagttgttgtggttgttgtggttgttgtggttgttgtggtTGCTCCTGCTGTTGAACCTGCGGGGTACCAGGCatttctggttcttcaaacacCCTTCTTCTACACAAAGGACAGTTATCCGATCTCTCAAGCCAATCTTTCAAGCAACCCATATGAAGCACGTGCCCACAGTTCAATTTCTTAGGCTTTAATCTGGAGTTCATATTACTTCTTTGCAGACCTTCATCCGTGACTGCAGAAAGCATTTCATCGAAACAGATGATACACTTACTGtcattttccaaatcttcagaTTTTGCATCCGTCAATTGAGAATCTAAACGCTTTGACAGCTCGATAAAAGCTAGTAACTGTTTGACCTCTTTATATGTATCACGCATGCATAGGTAAGTTCCCTGAAGCATCGAAATAGGAACAGAGAATCCTGCCAGTGTTGTCAACAAGTATATGAAACAAAGATAGGAAATGGTCTTGAAGGAAGAGGAGGCAATATCAATCGATTTCGAGAACAAGCCTTTATTTTCCCAAACTTTCTCCAAAGGTTCAGTATCAAGGTCATTGTCAAGGTCATCCATATCCATTTCATCGGGAGTATAGATTGGATATCTTACTAACTCGTATAAATCGAGCATacacttcaagaaaaaagTTAAGCATTCCAATCCTTGAACAGCAAACTGCAAGCCAAATAAAAGACACGGAACTGAATTAATACCTTGGAAAACATCGTAGACAAGAAACTTTGCAATCGAGAAATCGATGGTGAGGAACACCACATTCCAATAGAGAAAGGAATTTTTTGCATAAAATTGTAAAACATCAGCAATGGTGTAGAATGACAGATTGTTAAGTTCATTTACAACTTTCATTTGCTTAAATTCCAATCTGTCCATAAGAATTGAGTGCATCACTTTGGAGAACAAGGtgatcatcaacaaaagcACATTGAGTGTGAGGTTATTATCTTTGGTGGTTAAATTCAAGAGTAAATTCACCACAAGAAAGGGGAGCCGTTCAATGACATGTTCTCTTTCTAAAAGCCTTAGTTCTCCGAATATAAGATGTTGAGCTGACGTACTAAAAAGTATGAAGATGCAAAATAGAAAGTTGAGGACAATTCCCAAATAGATTCCATCAGTCATTTGATACAGAAATCCAAGATAGGTATTCGAAGTGGTTAGCGCACCCCAGATGGCAAACGCCGTTGCCCCCGCTGATAGTGTCAAATAACCAAGGAAGTACTTCAACTGGTTCGACAATTCCACCATACTGATGAATGATAAGGTGACAgataatttgaaatcaaataTGCTCGCGACGATTCACTCAAATCATTTGCGACATGCAACATTACTATACAATTAATATACATAAAATTAATGGTTAGAGTGAGattatcttcaatggtttAATAAAATACAGAAGGAGATTAGGGTTGATGGTTACTCTACTCAAGTTTcctctttttcaagttaTGTATAACTTCCCCATTCTCTTTGTCTTTAAGAGTAGGTATTTTTGAGGCAGCAGACATGTGCTTGTTTGGCGTTTTAGATGGAGACCGGTTTAGCTTTTGGTCATTGGCCTTCAATGGCGATATTTTATTGTCCGAACCAAGCAAATTGTCAATCTGTTGAAATTTGTCGTTGTTGGAGGTAAGATGACCGATGCTGGAATTTACCATGTTATGAATCTTGGGTGTTTCATTCATTAACTTATTGACATCATTTGTAAATCCTTTGGTGAAGGCATCCAAGGTAGGGTTGATGCAGTTAGTCAAGCTATTTTTCACGTTGGTCGAAGCATTGAGCAACCTATCCTGATTGAAAATATGGGAATTCTTTATGTTCGATTGATAATCGCTCATGTTCAGAGTGATTTTCTTGTAAACTTCGTTAGAATGGCTATTCCAGTTCTTAGATTCCTGCTGAACATTATTGAAGCTGCCGGAAATTAGGGTGTTTGTAAATTTATTGAATGAATCCTTGTACAAGCTGTTCAAACTTGAATGTTGAGAGTTGAATACCTTattcaaatccaacatGAATGATTGTTGCAACTCCTTGACCTGATTTTCCACagattctttgaagaattgttcGATCATTCCCGAAacatccaagtcattgtAATAGCTGACCAAATGGTTCTGGAATTGGTCGTTGaggtttttcaacttgttgtttAATTCATTTTGATTGTTTTTAAACTTGTTAAAGAGCTCATCGTTgctcaagttcttcataAGATCATTGAGAATATTGGGCAAGCTTTTGAGAGACTCATCAATATCTTCGGAtatttggttgaagttgttgttgaaatttGCTTTCATCAAGGCCAAACTATTTGTTATCGATCTTATCAAATTCAAGCAGTCTTCGGAGTCCAGCTGGACAAATCTTTCATTCTGGTTTAAACCTTGAATTAATTGTATTGAAAGCCCAATGTTGTCATTGGTTCTCTCCATTTTTTCTTGTAGCTGATCATCTTTGAGCTTTAAGTCTTCAATTACATGTTTGAGGGAAGcctcttcaatttctttgaattttatttcatcttcaagtttttgtacCTTCGAACTGAGTATCCTTGCTTTCAGCTTCAATTCAGTCAATTCATTCTTGTTGGAAGcgttttcttccaatagACTATTATAGTTGTTCTCATCCATATAAATACCATTTCTGGATCGTGTAGAtatcaagtctttgtttAATTTTATTATTTCATTCGATAAatccttgatcaaaattTGTTTCATGATCAAATCAAAGTCTTGTCCCAACTGCGGtttgttttcaatatttTTGACCTTCAATGAATAGTCTAAGGTGGATAAAGTCTCTTCGAGGTTGATTTTTGCAGGTGAAATAGTGGATATTAATAAAGTCTTAGTCTTTCCTCCAATAGAGTCTTGTAATAACCTCGTTAATTTAGATTCTCTGTAAGGTATGTGATTCAAGTTGACATCATTCCCATGCAATGATTTTTCACTCAACGAGGTTATCACCCTGCCCAATGTCAACAAACTCTGGTTGATGGAGCCTGCTTCTTTTGCTCTTTGATTTATAGAGCCCGATTTGCTGACATTCTCAGAACCAGCTAAATCAACCAAGTTAATCTTCGAGTGTTTGATTGTTTCGCTATCGTTGGGATCCTTTTTGTATAAATTAATGGTGAAGACCGTGTGGGATCTCGAAGAGAAATCATTGAGTTTTGTGCTGGCTACCTTTCTCTTGTTTATTCCTTTATTCAATAACCTGAACCCAGAGTTCAAACTATTGATATTGACTTCCGTCAAGTTTTGGATGTAAATTCCCGAGTTTCCATTTCTGTTCTCGAAGATCTTCAATCCTTTTTTGTTATTGGAGCTTGCTCCTGGGTTAGTACCGAAATTtgaatcatcaacatcatcgTTTAGTAGATCTCTCAAATTCTCATTATACAACTCAATAAAGGAACACTTAATGAAGTAATCGTCattgttggagttcaaaTGGGAAAATAACTCACAAAGAACCCGAGGAATTATTCCCGAATGTTTATCTATCTCAATGGGAGTCTTGTTATGTATTTCGGTTTTACCACACATGGTGTATGTTTTCCCAGTGCCCGTTTGACCATATGCTAGAATAGACACATTAAACCCGTTCAAAAATTCCTTGAAAATCGGATTCACAGCCTTCTTAAACACCAACTCTTGGTCGGCAAGAGGACCATaaacttggtcaaatgTATATGTCTTGGAGTCTAATGAGTTGAGAATCTTTTGCGATATTTGGCTATTTTGACATGGATTGATAGTTATAGTTGGTTGAGATATAGAGTACTGCTCAGACGCCAATTCCACCACAACCTGGGACTTGGCTTTGACTTCCCGCTGGTTTCTCTCTCGGCATCGAACCACCACTTGTATGTTGGACATAATAATTGTGTTCAAACTGGTTTGTTTTGTTTATGGAAAAATCAAATCGAATCGCGCTTGATTATCAAAACCGGTAGAGAACTCTACATTTTGAAGTATGTACGTAAAGAAATACATTAATTTTGAGTGGAGTAGTGTTCCACTCAGGAGTAGCCAGTTGACCACCTTGAGTTCATATAAATATCAATTCCTCATCTCCTTCAGAACTACTGTCTCAGTATAAGAAGACAGAGGGTGCTTAGATCACAGTAATATATGGTACCCATGAAACCTAGAACTCAAAGCTCTATAAATCCAGCATGAACTCTTATACAGTCCATCTAATCAAAGAAGTCAtcgtcgtcttcttcatcacttAGTTGTCTtctgttgaagatgattttcgcatccttcttcttctcgtCTCTTGCCAAGCTATTGAGAATCCCCACCACTTCTTGTTCGGTGAGTTTCTTTGTCAATGATCCCatggaaatcaacttcaccacGTAGTTTTCCACTGCCTCAGCTCTATCTGGTCTGACGATTCTGACTCTACTGAGTCTTTCTCTGGCATTCACATCTAATGCTTGATTCAACATATTAACCTTCATTTCCGCCTGGGGATTCGTTGGCTGTTGCTGTGATGTGTTCTTTTGAAGCTCAGCCAACCGGGCTTGCCTGATGGCATTCAACTCTGAATCATCCATAGTTTCGTCTTAAGCTTACagagaaaaaaaacctGTGGAAGAAATTTCTGAACTGCGAAATTCTTGATCATACAAAGGAGAGTCTAAAAGCTGGAGTAAAAGATTATAGGTGCATGAAATCATCTAGAACACAAACCAGTAACGGAATCATGTTTCGATGATGTCAAATATGGTTTTACGAGTACTTAAAATATCTATGATGTGTTAATGACAACACAATTAACTCCTGGAAAAAGGACCTTCTAcgatcaacttggacaaattGTCCAATATGAATCCATGTATATATTAACATTAGCTACATATGCGTttatttcttcaaagatttgatttcttgtGCCAACTGGTCGATGGTTTCCTTTTGCTTAGCCAATTGTTCCTTCAAGGCCTTCAATTGTTCAGCTTCATGTTTCTTAACATAGGCGGTTTCTTGGGCTCTTTCTCTGTCAGAGAAGGCATCTTTTCCAGCAGCAGTGGCACCTTCATTAGAAGATAAAACCACTCTTGTGGTAGAGAGGGATCTGACGGATTGTCTAGCAAATGATCTGGCCAACATTTTGATGAATGAATATAATTTGGGGGTTTTCGCTGAAGCGGGAGTGAGAGAGGAAATACAAGTTCTTAAATATTGCCTGAGGCTATTATTGGTGGAGGCACCGGGTAATGCGAAAATAGTGTAGTGATTTGTCGACTATATACAGGGTGACTCGAGAGGGCTGCTATAGTTTATAGATTTCTGGAAGGTAAGTACGATACATCCTTGTGGACAGAACTAAGTAACCCACATGCTCTTGCTCGTTTGATAGCAATACCGAGcttcttttgatttctAGGGTTACATCCGGTGATGGTAGCTGGTAAGATCTGGCCCGTCGATGTTAAGAACCTAGATAAAATTAACGGCATTGTGTACAAGTCCAAGGGATTAATGCCACTTCGTGCAAATGGGTCTcttgacttcttgttctttggaTACTTCCGAGCTCTTTGGTCGatttcaatttgtttcATGGATAAGTCAAAAGGATCGTAGTTGTCGAATGGTTTaaatttcttgataaaATAGTCGTCAATATCTAAAGGTGGGTCTCTTTGATCGTTAAGTAGATTGGTCATATTTAGAACTGTGGAGGCTATCTTGGTGGAACCTTCTGCAGATGAGCCTTCAACATTGAGGTTCCATTTCTCATCTTTCATTTCTGGGGTAGAAGGTAACGGTTTGTTCTGTGACGCAACGTGACTTATACCGAACCACCGACTGCTTGCCAAATGGGGCGTAGATATTGACACAGAGGCCCTTGTCACTATTTTTCTACTGGAGGCCGTTAGATTAAACATAGTGTAGATTTTTTGGTGTGAGAAGTGCGCTCAAATTGACCACGAAAAAATTTTAGTCGTCGTGGGAATACCGAGCATTTTCAAGTCGCACTTCCTTTTCTTGTGTTCAGTCGGTTTCATAAAGGCTCATCCAACAGCGACTTGTTTATTCGTATTCTTGCTGTATTGTCACTGACAATTTGATTGACTTTTGGTGTATAGGACTTTCCAAACACACAAGCCAACGTTTGAACCTGTATTTACACCCGTACCTGGCCCAATATTTCTGTGTGCCTATTTTTTGTGTGAGCATTTGCATTCGGGTCGAATCACGCCAACCTGGAATCCAGATTTCTTGATTACTAAAAAGATTAATTTTGCATTTTCATTCACCTACCATTCATCATGTCAGAAAGAGGTCCCGATCAATGGTTGGAACAGATCAAAAAATGTATTGCATTAACTGAGTCTGATATGAAACAGTTGTGTGAGCTTGTCAAAGAGCTTTTAATGGAAGAATCTAACATTCAACCAGTTCAAAGTCCCGTAACAGTTTGTGGGGATATTCATGGACAATTCCATGATTTATTGGAGCTCTTCCGAATCAGCGGTGGCTTACCGTCAGAAGACAATAACAATAATTTTATATTCTTAGGTGATTATGTGGATAGGGGatacttttctttggaaacTTTCACCTTATTAATGGTGTTAAAAGTCAAGTATCCCAACAGAATTACGTTGGTGAGAGGAAATCATGAAAGTAGACAAATCACTCAAGTGTATGGATTTTACGAAGAATGTCTAACCAAATACGGTTCTACCACTGTTTGGAAATACTGTTGCCAAGTGTTTGATTTTTTAACGTTGGCAGCCATTATTGATGGGAAGATATTATGTGTTCACGGTGGTTTATCCCCTGAGATCAGGATGTTGGATCAAATCAGAGTCTTGAGTAGAGCTCAAGAAGTGCCCCATGAAGGAGGATTTTGTGATTTGGTTTGGTCTGATCCTGAAAATGTCGACACTTGGGCCGTTAGTCCCAGAGGTGCTGGTTGGCTTTTTGGATCTAAAGTCAGCAGAGAGTTCAATCATATTAATAATTTACAGTTGATAGCTAGAGCTCAtcagttggtgatggaagGGTTCAGGTATCATTTTAAAGACAAGGATGTGGTAACCGTTTGGTCTGCTCCTAATTACTGTTACAGATGTGGAAATGTTGCCAGCGTTATGaaaattgatgaacaatTGGATCCAGACTTCAAAATATTCTCTGCTGTCAAGGATGGTGATTTGGCAATCAAAACTAACACTAATAAGCAAAATAGAGGTGATTACTTCTTATAAGCTCGGTCTGATAATTATCTCATGTACATTAATGATAGACAAATGGGGATGATCTTCTATATTCCGTTGAAATGATAACGATTATGATGAATGTTTGTATAGTACATTTATTTAATAATTTTAATATAATTTAAGCATAAATATTTCTCGACGGGCTATTCATTACTATTCATTTTTCCTACAAATGGGAAGAAACAGATTTATAGATAAAAGGTTGAATTACATTTAGTAATTAATCTGGCCATTATTCAGAggctgttgttgctgtgGTGGCTGTTGcagttgttgttgcagaTCGTTAATATGGTGCATTAACGGACTGGGGTTGTTAATCTCATGGAACCAAGGATGTTGTAAGGCTTGCCTGGCAGTAATTCTGGCCTCAGGTCTCATTTGCAATAAactgttcaacaaattcaatcCCATGGAATCCAAATTAGGAATCAATAACCGCAAGTCTTGGGGGACAAATATTTGCCAATTGTTCTTATAGTTAGGATACGATGATACTCCTGGCCAGGTTCTTTCGTTGGGGGTTCCCATCAATCTAAAgattttcatcaactgaTCATCATTAGCAGAGCCAGGAAATAAGGGCTTACCAGTACACATTTCAGCAAAAATACAACCAGCAGACCAAATATCAATGGAGGTGGTATAAGCCCTAGAGCCCAACAACACGTCCGGGGCTCTATACCATAGAGTGACCACCTCGTTGGAAAAAGTGTTAAAAGGAATACCGAAAGCTCTGGCCaatccaaaatcacccaacttcaattctCCCTTATTGctgatcaacaaattctGAGGCTTCAAATCACGATGTAACACACGATTATCATGACAGAACATGATCCCTTTCAACAACTGAAACATGAATGACTTTACAGTTTTCAAGTCTAAGGCTCCGTTGTTCCCATGTACTTCCATGTACCGCTTTAAATCCCTGTCCATATACTCAAACACTATTGTTAACTTGTTTTCAGTGTGAATCACGTCATATAGAGTCACTATATTATGATAGTCTAGCtccttcatcaaagaaatctcTCTGATGGCGGTAGAAGGGGTTCCTTCCTCCgaatccaagttgatttcttttAAGGCCACCAAAGCACCCGTGGCACGATTCCTACCTTTGTAAACAGTGGCATAGGTACCTTCCCCCAACTTttcgagttgttggaatcTAGAGATATTAGTATACGAGAACAATGCAATGACTTGGATAACACATCAATTAAACATACTGTGACGATGAACCAACCATAACCAAATGTATGCGTCTTAGTTGAAATTCGTTTCGTTAGGAAAGTGAGCATCAGGAAAAAGCCTTAATGACAATTCCCAATGCGGTTTAAATCGCAACCAATTACGATCTATGTTTATACTAACTACTCTTCTATGATAATGTCTATGCCCTCTGTTAGTGATCTCTGGGGgctttcttcatcaaactAATGGAGTTCTCAACCCACGAGTCTAAATTTTTCTCTCTATTAGCGACATCCATGACTCGTGAATCAAACGTTTCTTGAGTATCATCTTTGTATTTGGAATGCTTATTAAACCCAATGACAGCTGCATTTCTGGTGCTGGGGA
Above is a window of Yamadazyma tenuis chromosome 1, complete sequence DNA encoding:
- a CDS encoding uncharacterized protein (COG:S; EggNog:ENOG503P8NH), which gives rise to MLARSFARQSVRSLSTTRVVLSSNEGATAAGKDAFSDRERAQETAYVKKHEAEQLKALKEQLAKQKETIDQLAQEIKSLKK
- the PHO85 gene encoding negative regulator of the PHO system (COG:T; EggNog:ENOG503NVF8); the encoded protein is MVGSSSQFQQLEKLGEGTYATVYKGRNRATGALVALKEINLDSEEGTPSTAIREISLMKELDYHNIVTLYDVIHTENKLTIVFEYMDRDLKRYMEVHGNNGALDLKTVKSFMFQLLKGIMFCHDNRVLHRDLKPQNLLISNKGELKLGDFGLARAFGIPFNTFSNEVVTLWYRAPDVLLGSRAYTTSIDIWSAGCIFAEMCTGKPLFPGSANDDQLMKIFRLMGTPNERTWPGVSSYPNYKNNWQIFVPQDLRLLIPNLDSMGLNLLNSLLQMRPEARITARQALQHPWFHEINNPSPLMHHINDSQQQSQQPPQQQQPSNNGQINY
- the RRN11 gene encoding rDNA transcription factor component (EggNog:ENOG503NYHN; COG:K) yields the protein MFEDPASSLVWLPGSQLKLDKAILRYQQHKVYQALLQNKTLSGSIKKKIKESHYKQILLKKIKESMENPTRPEEAFEIWNQSDHMNVYRRSTNTEPLKFDEEFLDNMLTNAQRHREEENGDSGNDDDDSGSELIKEHLFEEYFNKLTRPADFSGISRKPKLEFLLTTEGYEVLPLPSEETKTGFYRYHIANLNFFLHSSILNKSWDQAYKILCILLRFPGIDIRYLWPLAIEILRGKHNENKETTSVFKYKERRFFSWLASFYILSASRPGLVENAPVFRSGSVTHVPIFIIESIWSLLDDGQVERVKTEVKSLILKAPFENEGVFSFILCLCYLMENVQLADRYAKVDTSDENDLEVNIFLNDKASIYAKISSNFEEVDKYLHKCTELKFEYPPDIVEVQTNIILSKIKEADEANTGNQSDEDNISEEEIPDPYDTMNDTNNHNEDEVSHDTIIEQANEGTEISKRVSLEDEIPDSYIDDEEEEIPDQYDDEDEIADQYVDVVPVTETRNTINNERNDDSDSSIDFDFDFD
- a CDS encoding uncharacterized protein (BUSCO:EOG09265HEP; EggNog:ENOG503P4JU; COG:D); amino-acid sequence: MDDSELNAIRQARLAELQKNTSQQQPTNPQAEMKVNMLNQALDVNARERLSRVRIVRPDRAEAVENYVVKLISMGSLTKKLTEQEVVGILNSLARDEKKKDAKIIFNRRQLSDEEDDDDFFD
- the SIT4_1 gene encoding sporulation-induced protein (EggNog:ENOG503NU6Q; COG:D,T) — its product is MSERGPDQWLEQIKKCIALTESDMKQLCELVKELLMEESNIQPVQSPVTVCGDIHGQFHDLLELFRISGGLPSEDNNNNFIFLGDYVDRGYFSLETFTLLMVLKVKYPNRITLVRGNHESRQITQVYGFYEECLTKYGSTTVWKYCCQVFDFLTLAAIIDGKILCVHGGLSPEIRMLDQIRVLSRAQEVPHEGGFCDLVWSDPENVDTWAVSPRGAGWLFGSKVSREFNHINNLQLIARAHQLVMEGFRYHFKDKDVVTVWSAPNYCYRCGNVASVMKIDEQLDPDFKIFSAVKDGDLAIKTNTNKQNRGDYFL
- a CDS encoding mitochondrial 37S ribosomal protein bS18m (EggNog:ENOG503P61X; COG:J; BUSCO:EOG09264XLN), which translates into the protein MKDEKWNLNVEGSSAEGSTKIASTVLNMTNLLNDQRDPPLDIDDYFIKKFKPFDNYDPFDLSMKQIEIDQRARKYPKNKKSRDPFARSGINPLDLYTMPLILSRFLTSTGQILPATITGCNPRNQKKLGIAIKRARACGLLSSVHKDVSYLPSRNL
- the CIN8 gene encoding kinesin motor protein cin8 (EggNog:ENOG503NUH1; COG:Z) — its product is MSNIQVVVRCRERNQREVKAKSQVVVELASEQYSISQPTITINPCQNSQISQKILNSLDSKTYTFDQVYGPLADQELVFKKAVNPIFKEFLNGFNVSILAYGQTGTGKTYTMCGKTEIHNKTPIEIDKHSGIIPRVLCELFSHLNSNNDDYFIKCSFIELYNENLRDLLNDDVDDSNFGTNPGASSNNKKGLKIFENRNGNSGIYIQNLTEVNINSLNSGFRLLNKGINKRKVASTKLNDFSSRSHTVFTINLYKKDPNDSETIKHSKINLVDLAGSENVSKSGSINQRAKEAGSINQSLLTLGRVITSLSEKSLHGNDVNLNHIPYRESKLTRLLQDSIGGKTKTLLISTISPAKINLEETLSTLDYSLKVKNIENKPQLGQDFDLIMKQILIKDLSNEIIKLNKDLISTRSRNGIYMDENNYNSLLEENASNKNELTELKSKARILSSKVQKLEDEIKFKEIEEASLKHVIEDLKLKDDQLQEKMERTNDNIGLSIQLIQGLNQNERFVQSDSEDCLNLIRSITNSLALMKANFNNNFNQISEDIDESLKSLPNILNDLMKNLSNDELFNKFKNNQNELNNKLKNLNDQFQNHLVSYYNDLDVSGMIEQFFKESVENQVKELQQSFMLDLNKVFNSQHSSLNSLYKDSFNKFTNTLISGSFNNVQQESKNWNSHSNEVYKKITSNMSDYQSNIKNSHIFNQDRLLNASTNVKNSLTNCINPTLDAFTKGFTNDVNKLMNETPKIHNMVNSSIGHLTSNNDKFQQIDNLLGSDNKISPLKANDQKLNRSPSKTPNKHMSAASKIPTLKDKENGEVIHNLKKRKLDTSAQHLIFGELRLLEREHVIERLPFLVVNLLLNLTTKDNNLTLNVLLLMITLFSKVMHSILMDRLEFKQMKVVNELNNSSFYTIADVLQFYAKNSFLYWNVVFLTIDFSIAKFLVYDVFQGINSVPCLLFGLQFAVQGLECLTFFLKCMLDLYELVRYPIYTPDEMDMDDLDNDLDTEPLEKVWENKGLFSKSIDIASSSFKTISYLCFIYLLTTSAGFSVPISMLQGTYLCMRDTYKEVKQLLAFIESSKRLDSQLTDAKSEDLENDSKCIICFDEMLSAVTDEGSQRSNMNSRLKPKKLNCGHVLHMGCLKDWLERSDNCPLCRRRVFEEPEMPGTPQVQQQEQPQQPQQPQQPQQLETRQERQLLDDQDLRPLPRHNEMRRRFAHFEEALAQHRQRRQGPQSRSASTNETRPTPTTDFPGALPRAYSQPERNDSTEGNIQTLHQIVLPRNSVLPPNWTLLPLRRANQDVVDYHVQFSRNVLAKLRVHEKTAERAMNIIDPGLVTSSEDTQELTRRQS